A DNA window from Actinomycetota bacterium contains the following coding sequences:
- a CDS encoding histidine kinase — protein MSIATEAATPGTAAGGGVAVRPAGRFTSRDRVFAVAFAAYALMSLGALAAGLVSATAIPVGWHDALHDLGFVYSAGLIGRSAQALADAAHNTQPVAGLIIDYGFSLFNLALAGFLMWLRPRDRTARLLAVALVGTAAIFNLQAYSVYEALDAELLETAIHIGFHAVAAVAYALALLLFADGSVIPRWSRGRLALLYAPLVAGAVMGAVAIRGTSRVLAIILIFGLVTPAVGVAAQAYRYRTARTDADRLQARTLFWALLPALLLGVYVLQRGVAGSAFEAYQGRPLDIIPVALFRVFQPVFALIPAALFVGLVRFRLWNIDRVITRTLVYGALAGFVTVVYVGVVVGLGRLVGAQGNNLALSVLATGVVAVAFEPSKERLKTVANRLVYGRRATPYEVLADFSEQMAESVTTDEKLSRMAQILATGTTATRADVWLVVGGELRPAAAWPGDAQGSGPVRIDGGTLPELPDTTAAVAVRHNQELLGALSVTLPGQETLAPIEERLLRALADQAGQVFRTVRLTAELLDRLDDLRASRKRLVAAQDEARRRLERNLHDGAQQQLVALKVKLALAERLAEQGKPVGPFLHQLGEDTADAIVTLRDLARGIYPPLLADRGLAAALEGQAAKAAVAVHVDARDLGRYPQDAEAAVYFCCLEALQNIAKYADATAATVRLRDHGDRLVFSVTDDGRGFDPVTTPRGAGLQNMADRLDAQGGGLEVHSQHGRGTTLSGFVPVRRLDA, from the coding sequence ATGTCGATCGCGACCGAGGCAGCCACCCCCGGGACCGCCGCCGGGGGTGGCGTCGCGGTACGGCCAGCCGGCCGGTTCACGTCGCGCGACCGGGTGTTCGCCGTCGCGTTCGCTGCCTACGCGCTCATGTCGCTGGGGGCCTTGGCCGCGGGGCTGGTCTCGGCGACGGCGATCCCGGTCGGGTGGCACGACGCGCTGCACGACCTCGGCTTCGTCTACAGCGCAGGTCTGATCGGCCGCTCCGCGCAGGCGCTCGCCGACGCCGCTCACAACACCCAGCCGGTCGCCGGCCTGATCATCGACTACGGCTTCAGCCTGTTCAACCTCGCCCTGGCGGGCTTCCTGATGTGGCTGCGTCCCCGCGACCGCACCGCCCGGCTGCTGGCGGTCGCGCTGGTCGGGACGGCCGCGATCTTCAACCTGCAGGCCTACAGCGTCTACGAGGCGCTGGACGCCGAGCTGCTGGAGACCGCCATCCACATCGGCTTCCACGCGGTCGCGGCGGTGGCGTACGCCCTGGCCCTGTTGCTGTTCGCCGACGGGTCCGTCATCCCGCGGTGGTCGCGGGGGCGCCTGGCGCTGCTCTACGCCCCGCTGGTCGCCGGCGCCGTCATGGGTGCGGTCGCCATCCGCGGCACCTCGCGGGTGTTGGCCATCATCTTGATCTTCGGCCTGGTCACCCCGGCGGTGGGGGTGGCGGCGCAGGCCTACCGCTACCGCACCGCCCGGACCGACGCCGACCGCCTGCAGGCGCGGACGCTGTTCTGGGCGCTGCTCCCGGCCCTGCTGCTGGGCGTGTACGTGCTGCAGCGCGGCGTCGCCGGGTCGGCGTTCGAGGCCTACCAGGGCCGTCCCCTCGACATCATCCCGGTGGCACTGTTCCGCGTCTTCCAGCCGGTCTTCGCCCTCATCCCGGCTGCGCTGTTCGTGGGACTGGTGCGGTTCCGTCTGTGGAACATCGACCGGGTGATCACGCGCACGCTGGTGTACGGGGCGCTGGCGGGCTTCGTGACCGTCGTCTACGTCGGCGTCGTCGTCGGCCTGGGTCGGCTGGTCGGCGCCCAGGGCAACAACCTGGCGCTGTCGGTGCTGGCCACCGGTGTCGTGGCGGTGGCGTTCGAGCCGTCCAAGGAACGGTTGAAGACGGTCGCCAACCGCCTGGTCTACGGCCGACGCGCCACCCCCTACGAGGTCCTGGCCGACTTCTCCGAGCAGATGGCCGAGTCGGTGACCACCGACGAGAAGCTGTCGCGGATGGCCCAGATCCTCGCCACCGGGACGACCGCGACCCGCGCCGACGTGTGGCTGGTGGTCGGCGGGGAGCTCCGCCCGGCTGCGGCCTGGCCCGGCGACGCCCAGGGCAGTGGCCCGGTCAGGATCGACGGTGGGACGCTGCCGGAGCTGCCTGACACCACCGCCGCCGTCGCGGTCCGCCACAACCAGGAGCTACTCGGCGCGCTGAGCGTCACCCTCCCGGGGCAGGAGACGCTCGCGCCGATCGAGGAACGGTTGCTGCGCGCGTTGGCTGACCAGGCGGGGCAGGTGTTCCGGACGGTGCGCCTCACCGCCGAGCTCCTCGACCGACTCGATGACCTGCGCGCATCGCGGAAGCGCCTGGTGGCCGCACAGGACGAGGCGCGCCGGCGCCTGGAGCGCAACCTCCACGACGGGGCGCAGCAGCAGCTGGTGGCGTTGAAGGTGAAGCTCGCCCTCGCCGAGCGTCTGGCCGAGCAGGGCAAGCCGGTCGGCCCGTTCCTCCACCAGCTCGGTGAGGACACGGCCGACGCGATCGTCACGCTCCGGGACCTCGCTCGGGGGATCTACCCCCCGCTCCTTGCCGACCGGGGGCTGGCGGCCGCGCTGGAGGGCCAAGCGGCCAAGGCGGCCGTGGCCGTCCACGTCGACGCCCGAGACCTCGGCCGCTACCCGCAGGACGCGGAGGCGGCGGTGTACTTCTGCTGCCTGGAGGCCCTACAGAACATCGCCAAGTACGCCGACGCGACCGCAGCCACCGTCCGCCTGCGCGACCACGGCGACCGGCTGGTGTTCTCGGTCACCGACGACGGTCGGGGTTTCGATCCCGTCACGACCCCGCGGGGCGCCGGGCTGCAGAACATGGCCGACCGGCTCGACGCGCAGGGAGGCGGCCTCGAGGTGCACTCGCAGCACGGGCGCGGGACCACGCTGTCGGGGTTCGTCCCGGTCCGCCGCCTCGACGCCTGA